A window of Mytilus edulis chromosome 10, xbMytEdul2.2, whole genome shotgun sequence contains these coding sequences:
- the LOC139492902 gene encoding uncharacterized protein yields MVSTTDLPTKECRNSLSARTQPDVVSDLIEKEVFKGFLYGPFKDPPFQNYRVSPIGIAEGKYSGKKRLILDLSSPHNDDKHLSINDLIDKQDCSMSYVRIDDAIDVILKFGRNSWLCKFDISDAFKNCPIVPSQWPLFCIKWEKMYYFYVRLTFGCRSSPKIFDHLSQALCHIAENNYKVNSILHLLDDFLTIDPPDADGERTMAIMMMIFKKLNIPIAKHKTIGPVKCLEYLGIILDSEKMEARLPLNKVDRICEFIKKLCRKKSCTKRELLQLLGHLNFASRVILPGRSFVSYLIGLSTTVNDLHHYVKLDKECRVDLEFWLLFLSSWNGVNMFYSRQFYSSYDMELFTDASSTKGFGGYFKGEWFYSSWPSNIAYPDKTFSMAFLELYPIVVSAILWGSQWTTKRILFWCDNEATVAIVKKGRSKCLQIMKLMRKLTWCACKYNFHFSAKHVPGYQNDISDALSRLQIDRFRKLAPSAAQHPMKCPSSSDVMWS; encoded by the coding sequence ATGGTATCTACAACAGATTTACCTACAAAAGAATGTAGGAATAGTTTATCTGCTAGGACACAACCAGATGTGGTTTCTGATTTGATAGAGAAAGAAGTTTTTAAAGGTTTCTTGTATGGGCCTTTTAAGGATCCCCCTTTTCAAAATTATAGGGTAAGCCCAATTGGTATTGCAGAAGGGAAATATTCTGGTAAAAAGCGTTTAATATTGGACTTATCTTCCCCACATAATGATGATAAACATCTAAGTATTAATGATCTTATTGACAAACAGGATTGCTCAATGTCTTATGTTAGAATAGATGACGCCATTGATGTTATTTTGAAATTTGGAAGAAATTCCTGGCTTTGCAAGTTCGACATATCCGATGCGTTCAAAAATTGTCCAATTGTACCAAGTCAGTGGCCTCTTTTCTGCATAAAATgggaaaaaatgtattatttttatgtcCGTTTAACTTTTGGATGTCGTTCAAGCCCCAAAATTTTTGACCATTTATCCCAAGCTTTGTGTCATATTGCagaaaacaattacaaagttaatAGCATTTTGCATTTATTGGATGATTTCCTAACCATAGATCCACCAGATGCTGATGGTGAGAGGACTATGGCTATAATGATGATGATTTTCAAAAAACTAAACATTCCTATAGCAAAACATAAGACAATAGGTCCTGTTAAATGTTTAGAATATTTGGGTATTATTCTAGATTCTGAAAAAATGGAAGCTCGACTACCTCTTAATAAAGTTGATCGCATTTGtgaattcatcaaaaaattaTGCAGGAAAAAATCTTGTACAAAAAGGGAATTGTTGCAGCTTTTGGGTCACTTAAACTTTGCTTCACGTGTCATTTTACCTGGTAGATCCTTTGTTTCATACCTCATAGGGCTGTCCACTACTGTCAATGATTTGCATCATTATGTTAAATTAGATAAGGAATGCCGTGTTGACCTAGAATTTTGGTTACTTTTTCTGAGCAGCTGGAATGGTGTGAACATGTTTTACAGTAGACAATTTTACTCAAGTTATGATATGGAACTTTTTACTGATGCCTCATCAACAAAAGGATTTGGTGGATATTTCAAGGGAGAATGGTTTTATTCATCATGGCCATCAAACATTGCTTATCctgacaaaacattttcaatggCTTTTCTTGAATTATACCCCATTGTAGTATCCGCAATACTGTGGGGCTCACAGTGGACAACAAAACGCATTCTTTTCTGGTGTGACAATGAAGCTACAGTGGCTATAGTAAAAAAGGGCCGTTCAAAGTGTttacaaataatgaaattaatgaGGAAACTTACATGGTGTGCTTGTAAATACAACTTTCATTTTAGTGCCAAACATGTTCCAGGATATCAGAATGATATAAGTGATGCTCTATCTCGTTTACAGATAGACAGATTCCGCAAACTAGCTCCCAGTGCAGCACAACATCCAATGAAGTGCCCAAGCAGCTCAGATGTAATGTGGTCCTAA